One segment of Erigeron canadensis isolate Cc75 chromosome 2, C_canadensis_v1, whole genome shotgun sequence DNA contains the following:
- the LOC122589318 gene encoding L-ascorbate oxidase: MKKNNVLILLCVFLFTILSLNSIVEARIRHYRWEVKYEFKSPDCFRKLVITINGRSPGPSILAQQGDTIIVDLKNSLLTENVAIHWHGIRQIGSPWADGTEGVTQCPVLPGDTFRYKFVVDRAGTYLYHAHYGMQREAGLYGSIRVALPDGEAEPFSYDYDRSIILNDWYHKSTYEQAAGLSSIPFQWVGDPQSLLIQGRGRFNCSSPTIAASQCNATNPECSPYIFTVVPGKTYRLRIGSLTALAALSFEIEGHNMTVVETDGHYVEPFVVNNLYIYSGETYSVLVTANQDPSRNYWAVSKMVSRNNTTPNGLAIFNYYPNHPRKSPPTVPPSGPFWNDGQARVNQSLAIKSHPNYIHPVPKTSDRVIILLNTQNRINGSVKWSVNNVSFTLPHTPYLVSLKQDLLHTFDQTPPPDVINGYEKYDINIAAPNVNATSSNALYRLKFNTTVDIILQNANTMNVNNSETHPWHLHGHDFWVLGYGSGKFNASKDPESYNLVNPIMKNTVPVHQYGWTALRFVADNPGVWAFHCHIESHFYMGMGTVFEEGIEKVSTLPSSIMGCGDTKRFIRP, translated from the exons ATGAAGAAAAATAATGTTCTTATATTGTTATGTGTATTTCTTTTTACGATATTAAGTCTTAACTCGATAGTCGAAGCTAGGATTCGACATTATCGATGGGAGGTAAAGTACGAGTTTAAATCGCCAGATTGTTTCCGTAAACTCGTGATCACTATAAACGGAAGGAGCCCTGGGCCGAGCATACTTGCACAACAAGGTGACACCATCATTGTTGACCTTAAAAACAGTTTGCTCACTGAAAATGTTGCCATTCATTGGCATGGTATCAGACAG ATTGGAAGTCCATGGGCTGATGGAACTGAAGGCGTTACTCAATGTCCTGTTCTACCCGGAGACACTTTTAGATACAAGTTTGTTGTTGATAGA GCAGGAACCTACTTGTACCATGCGCATTACGGGATGCAACGAGAGGCGGGGTTATACGGATCTATTCGTGTGGCATTGCCGGACGGAGAAGCCGAACCGTTCTCGTATGACTATGACAGAAGTATTATTCTAAACGATTGGTATCACAAAAGCACATACGAACAGGCTGCCGGCCTTTCTTCTATTCCCTTTCAATGGGTCGGTGATCCTCAG TCATTGTTGATTCAAGGGAGAGGCAGATTCAATTGTAGTAGCCCAACGATTGCCGCGAGTCAATGTAACGCCACAAATCCCGAATGCTCGCCCTATATTTTCACTGTTGTTCCCGGAAAAACTTACCGCCTTAGGATTGGAAGTTTAACTGCTTTGGCTGCTCTAAGTTTCGAAATAGAG GGGCATAATATGACAGTTGTTGAAACCGATGGTCACTATGTAGAACCATTTGTCGtaaataatctttatatatactcgGGTGAAACATACTCGGTTTTAGTCACAGCAAACCAAGACCCGTCGCGAAATTATTGGGCTGTGTCAAAAATGGTGAGCCGTAACAACACGACTCCAAATGGTCTAGCCATTTTCAACTATTACCCGAACCATCCCAGAAAATCACCACCTACggttccaccaagtggaccgtTCTGGAACGACGGTCAAGCCAGGGTTAACCAAAGTCTCGCGATTAAGTCTCACCCTAACTATATACACCCTGTCCCAAAAACATCTGATAGAGTGATTATtcttttgaacacacaaaaccGGATTAACGGAAGTGTCAAATGGTCCGTAAATAATGTCTCATTTACCCTGCCTCATACCCCGTACCTCGTTTCACTTAAACAAGATTTACTTCATACATTCGATCAAACCCCTCCTCCAGATGTCATCAATGGGTATGAAAAATACGACATAAATATTGCCGCGCCAAACGTTAATGCAACTTCTAGCAACGCTTTGTATAGACTAAAGTTCAATACGACAGTAGACATTATTCTTCAAAACGCGAACACAATGAATGTTAATAATAGTGAGACACACCCGTGGCATCTACACGGGCATGATTTTTGGGTTCTTGGGTATGGAAGCGGAAAATTTAACGCTTCAAAGGATCCCGAAAGTTATAATCTGGTCAACCCGATTATGAAGAACACAGTACCGGTTCATCAATACGGGTGGACTGCTTTGAGGTTTGTCGCGGATAACCCGGGTGTTTGGGCTTTTCATTGCCATATTGAGTCCCATTTTTACATGGGCATGGGAACAGTATTTGAAGAAGGGATTGAGAAAGTGTCAACATTGCCTTCTTCTATCATGGGTTGTGGTGATACAAAAAGATTTATTAGGCCCTAA
- the LOC122589977 gene encoding uncharacterized protein LOC122589977, protein MGNMHTVYAPLAIPFKPTSEWRKEEDYDTLLVYLPSFYMTEATTNEDLNIVKVRGEGWHDGNVRVVNEDYRVPENCEMRGICYSGGILKITMSRRKMVDTPQIPPKTDEQAFKATKQEEPLVDNALTLQQMPMTSSYSPIKQEPLKTSTLEEKEVYGESAFGSNVPKKDTHNVAEKPWLDAGEGMHALLENMSKNNFKDGGLILGQRNDGRDGFQGDKILEENYEKVLTNEDRKLLLVNVGVGVLVIVALGVHLSYTTGFIGKGK, encoded by the exons atgggtaaTATGCATACAGTCTATGCTCCTTTGGCAATACCTTTCAAGCCTACGTCCGAATGGAGAAAAGAGGAAGATTATGACACTCTTCTTGTGTATCTTCCTA GTTTCTACATGACTGAGGCTACGACTAATGAAGACTTGAACATTGTTAAAGTTCGTGGAGAAGGTTGGCATGACGGAAACGTTAGAGTGGTTAATGAAGATTATAGAGTTCCTGAAAACTGTGAAATGAGAGGTATTTGTTATTCTGGCGGAATTCTAAAAATTACAATGTCTAGAAGAAAGATGGTCGACACACCACAAATTCCCCCTAAAACGGATGAACAAGCTTTCAAAGCAACAAAGCAAGAAGAACCTTTAGTGGACAACGCTTTAACACTGCAACAAATGCCAATGACGTCTTCATATTCACCAATCAAACAAGAACCATTGAAAACCAGTACTCTAGAAGAAAAAGAAGTATATGGAGAATCTGCATTTGGATCAAATGTTCCTAAGAAAGACACGCATAATGTTGCTGAAAAACCATGGTTGGATGCAGGAGAGGGAATGCACGCATTACTTGAGAATATGAGCAAAAATAACTTCAAGGATGGAGGATTAATATTGGGACAAAGAAATGATGGACGTGACGGTTTTCAGGGTGACAAAATACTGGAGGAGAATTATGAAAAGGTACTGACGAATGAAGATAGGAAGCTGTTGCTGGTGAATGTTGGTGTGGGTGTTCTTGTGATTGTGGCACTTGGGGTTCATTTGTCCTACACCACTGGTTTCATTGGCAAAGGGAAGTAA
- the LOC122587235 gene encoding TORTIFOLIA1-like protein 3: protein MTHSSSNQTSATREFKHNILNCLNKLSDRDTHSAASSELESIAKNLSPDSISLFISSISATDSSDHSLVRKQCVRLIATVSEFHGDVLSSFQLSKLISAVIRRLRDHDTSVRSACVAAVTSIAVHVIKPPFTSVVKPLVDALVTEQDMNSQIGAALCLAAAVDGARDPDVVYLRRMIPKIEKLLKSESFKAKPALLTVLRSLVGVGAASSLVTVRNLVSVLVEFVVKSEDWSARKAAAEGLQKLALVEADLVSEFKDSCLKTFEAKRFDKVKSVRETMNQMIEAWKAVPDVAEEFTLPESQSSCKGAEVASDGRYPPRTQVISKRTVPNGSSTASAARRISLENSNNKTGPAMFRKLDRKKPNDDQKLHTAAAPRPAIASPLSVDADHVTKKYVKTGAKQALSNETVDEDVQESKYHNARLSSTIVGSNITEDIRKSHKDSEELSLIRNQLVQIETQQSNLFDLLQKFIGSSQTGMRSLETRVHGLELTLDEISFDLARSTGRLSHTEPADTLCCKLPGADFLTSKLWKKMEIQHSNTRISSSPFTATGHINGNHMNLNSRDPENRGFRRHGGGNGLIKNPLAEVHRNAHVISEY, encoded by the exons ATGACACATTCCAGCAGTAACCAAACATCGGCCACACGCGAATTTAAACACAACATTCTCAACTGCCTTAACAAACTATCCGATCGGGACACACATTCTGCAGCATCATCAGAACTCGAATCCATTGCCAAAAACTTATCTCCAGATTCCATCTCACTCTTTATATCTTCAATATCCGCCACCGACTCTTCTGATCATTCTCTTGTCCGTAAACAATGCGTGCGTTTAATCGCAACTGTTTCCGAATTTCACGGAGATGTTTTGTCATCCTTTCAGTTATCTAAACTTATATCTGCCGTTATACGCCGTCTTCGTGATCATGACACCTCTGTACGGTCAGCATGCGTAGCTGCAGTTACCTCCATTGCGGTCCATGTGATTAAACCGCCGTTTACGTCTGTTGTGAAACCGTTAGTTGACGCTTTGGTAACCGAACAGGACATGAATTCTCAGATCGGTGCGGCGTTGTGTTTAGCTGCAGCTGTGGACGGTGCACGTGATCCGGATGTGGTTTATTTGAGAAGGATGATACCTAAGATTGAGAAGCTGTTGAAGTCTGAGAGTTTTAAAGCGAAACCGGCTTTGTTGACGGTTTTAAGGAGCTTGGTTGGCGTTGGTGCTGCTTCCAGTTTGGTGACAGTTAGGAATTTGGTGAGTGTTTTGGTTGAGTTTGTTGTGAAGAGTGAGGATTGGAGTGCGAGGAAAGCGGCTGCGGAGGGGCTGCAGAAATTGGCTCTTGTTGAGGCGGATTTGGTGTCCGAATTTAAGGATTCGTGTTTGAAGACGTTTGAGGCCAAGAGGTTTGATAAG GTGAAAAGCGTAAGGGAGACGATGAATCAGATGATCGAGGCATGGAAGGCAGTTCCGGATGTGGCTGAGGAGTTCACTCTGCCGGAATCACAGTCGTCTTGTAAAG GAGCTGAAGTTGCCAGTGATGGAAGATATCCTCCAAGGACTCAGGTGATTAGCAAGAGAACTGTGCCTAATGGTTCTTCCACTGCATCTGCAGCACGTCGCATTTCGTTGGAAAATAGTAACAATAAAACTGGTCCAGCAATGTTCAGGAAGTTGGATCGTAAGAAGCCCAATGATGATCAAAAACTTCACACTGCTGCTGCACCTCGTCCTGCAATTGCAAGTCCATTGTCTGTGGACGCCGATCATGTTACCAAAAAATATGTGAAAACAGGAGCAAAACAAGCCCTTTCTAATGAGACTGTTGATGAAGATGTGCAAGAGTCTAAATATCACAATGCAAGGTTAAGTTCCACTATTGTAGGGAGTAACATCACGGAGGATATCCGCAAAAGCCACAAAGATTCCGAGGAGTTATCTTTGATTCGCAATCAACTCGTCCAGATTGAGACCCAACAGTCCAATCTGTTTGATCTCCTCCAG AAATTTATCGGAAGCTCACAGACTGGGATGAGATCACTGGAAACACGAGTGCATGGTCTAGAGCTAACACTGGATGAGATCTCGTTTGACTTGGCCAGGTCAACTGGAAGGTTGTCACATACAGAACCTGCAGACACCTTATGCTGCAAATTACCTGGTGCCGACTTTTTGACTTCTAAGCTCTGGAAGAAAATGGAAATTCAGCATTCAAACACCAGAATTTCTTCATCTCCATTTACAGCAACAGGCCATATCAATGGCAATCATATGAATCTTAATTCACGTGACCCAGAGAACAGGGGATTTCGACGTCATGGAGGTGGTAATGGGTTAATCAAGAATCCATTGGCCGAGGTCCATCGGAACGCCCATGTGATTTCTGAGTATTAA
- the LOC122587052 gene encoding probable serine/threonine-protein kinase ifkA produces MVNASISTPASSNDFAKKKRVNRTAKLKQSKLDVRRQQWLSQVKTKDIGLKEEANGVKMSAKETHAVRERERESSLVKLEICVGGEENEGLMGNYSDNESPLSHTSSGNRSVTNFTGSSMSSSGSSSSGSSRGCCSASITDEDDRRDDDDEDDCLDDWEAMADALAADEIEKNCSDPDLESAVQEKEPEAEVVLTTTAGQEGCRARTSFRAWRPDDASRPQCLPKMLKQNSFPMKSGVYHGVGFAPSSCPICCEDLDMTDTSFLPCPCGYRLCLFCHKRIQEDNGRCPGCRKPYDQPDTKNAPLKVARCQSMNPMY; encoded by the exons ATGGTTAACGCTTCGATCTCCACTCCCGCTTCTTCTAACGACTTTGCTAAAAAGAAACGA GTGAATAGAACTGCTAAATTGAAACAGAGCAAGCTTGATGTTCGCCGTCAACAGTGGCTTTCTCAAG TGAAGACCAAGGATATCGGGTTGAAGGAAGAAGCAAATGGTGTGAAAATGTCTGCTAAAGAGACACATGCAGTCAGGGAACGAGAGCGTGAGAGTTCGCTGGTGAAGTTGGAAATTTGTGTTGGTGGTGAAGAGAACGAGGGTTTGATGGGTAATTATAGCGACAATGAATCGCCTTTGAGTCATACCAGCAGTGGTAACAGATCTGTTACTAACTTTACTGGTAGTAGTATGAGCTCCAGTGGTAGTAGCAGCAGCGGCAGTAGCAGAGGTTGTTGTTCGGCAAGTATAACAGATGAAGATGATCGCCGTGATGACGATGACGAGGATGATTGTTTGGATGACTGGGAAGCAATGGCCGATGCTTTGGCTGCTGATGAGATTGAAAAGAATTGTAGTGACCCTGATTTGGAGTCTGCTGTGCAGGAGAAGGAACCTGAGGCAGAGGTTGTGTTGACCACAACAGCGGGTCAAGAGGGTTGTCGGGCCAGGACTAGTTTTCGGGCGTGGAGACCTGATGATGCTTCCCGTCCTCAGTGTCTCCCAAAAATGCTGAAGCAAAACAGTTTTCCTATGAAATCAGGGGTGTACCATGGTGTTGGATTTGCTCCTTCGTCGTGCCCTATATGTTGTGAAGATTTAGACATGACTGATACAAGTTTTCTTCCTTGCCCATGTGGTTATAGGCTCTGTCTTTTCTGCCACAAGAGGATTCAAGAAGATAATGGCCGTTGTCCGGGCTGCAGGAAGCCTTATGACCAGCCTGACACCAAAAACGCACCTTTGAAGGTGGCTCGTTGTCAGAGCATGAACCCAATGTATTGA
- the LOC122586373 gene encoding formin-like protein 8, which translates to MAYSAVEVASLTSAITVIIFGICFYLYYRYTMAKKSQNNPSLRIGREDAIINTRELAQQGGTFKGVLVEENGLEVLYLRKLEGGQLRTCVWNSMESEDKRVDSGFDDHQTSKPIHECIESVDYSPKKTTPQHPAWQQKPSSVVPTPPPPPPPPPPMQKTVPPIPPPPPPQPSLQKLSPPIPPPPPPSAYSKKIVTPQPPPVFTRRNHAPPPSSFHSGSFSSSMRPPTIPKVKADDQNEERSKESREVPKKMKPFHWDKVNTDADHSVVWNEIVDGSLKFDEELIETLFGYKAIKKNSKEAKHISPKFGSSNSTPSAQASILDPRKSQNTAIVLKSLAISRKEIIDAISDGRGLNGDILEKLTKISPTEEEASRILQFNGNPAKLPDAESFLYEILKEIPTAFTRINAMLFRSNYDPEILHLKESLQTLELGCKELRAPGIFLKLLEAILKAGNRMNAGTARGNAKGFNLSALRKLSYVKSIDGDTTLLHFVVEQVARAEGRRCMINRNHQSSQNDQDSDTMIAKEERDRKYVMLGLPVLGGLSTDFANVKKAATLDYDSFVATSPNLSGKVCEIQELVTHCGVGGRDGFVKEMKEFLEDCEDELKVVREEQTRVMNLVKKTTDFYQIGSFKDKGGHSFQIFGFVKDFLDMVDQVCADLTRKVRTKTVKGVGPSSLRMSPLMAQNMQSLYFKPESSSDSEDDF; encoded by the exons ATGGCTTATTCAGCGGTTGAGGTTGCTTCTTTGACATCCGCAATTACAGTAATAATTTTTGGGATTTGTTTCTATCTTTACTACAGGTACACTATGGCGAAAAAGAGTCAGAATAATCCAAGTTTAAGAATTGGACGAGAAGATGCAATCATAAATACCCGAGAACTGGCACAACAAGGTGGGACTTTTAAAGGTGTTTTGGTAGAAGAAAATGGTTTAGAAGTTCTTTATTTGAGGAAGCTTGAAGGTGGACAACTACGAACTTGTGTCTGGAATTCCATGGAATCAGAGGATAAAAGAGTTGATAGCGGATTTGATGATCACCAAACATCGAAACCAATTCATGAGTGTATTGAATCTGTTGATTATTCACCGAAAAAGACAACACCACAGCATCCAGCATGGCAACAAAAGCCATCATCAGTAGTCCCaacaccgccgccgccgccaccaccaccaccaccaatgcAGAAGACAGTACCACCAattccaccaccacctccgccgcAACCATCATTGCAGAAGCTGTCACCGCCGATTCCACCACCCCCACCTCCATCTGCATACTCAAAAAAGATAGTTACCCCTCAACCACCACCAGTGTTCACAAGGAGGAACCATGCACCGCCCCCTTCATCATTTCATTCAGGGAGCTTTAGTTCATCAATGAGACCGCCTACAATACCAAAAGTAAAGGCGGATGATCAGAACGAAGAACGGTCAAAAGAAAGTCGTGAAGTCCCCAAGAAGATGAAGCCATTTCATTGGGATAAGGTGAATACTGATGCAGATCATTCGGTTGTATGGAATGAAATTGTCGACGGCTCTTTGAA GTTTGATGAGGAACTTATAGAGACCTTGTTTGGATACAAGGCAATAAAGAAAAATTCTAAAGAAGCAAAACACATATCTCCTAAATTTGGTAGCTCAAATTCAACTCCATCAGCTCAAGCTTCAATTCTTGATCCTAGAAAATCACAGAACACAGCAATCGTACTCAAATCACTTGCAATTTCTCGCAAAGAGATCATTGATGCCATCTCAGATGGCAGAGGACTAAATGGAGATATACTCGAGAAACTGACAAAAATCTCACCAACGGAAGAAGAAGCTTCCAGAATCCTCCAATTTAATGGAAACCCCGCCAAACTCCCTGATGCTGAATCTTTCCTTTATGAAATACTGAAAGAAATCCCAACAGCATTCACCAGGATCAATGCCATGCTCTTTAGATCGAATTACGACCCAGAAATATtgcatcttaaggaatccttgCAAACACTTGAATTGGGATGCAAAGAACTAAGAGCCCCTGGAATCTTCTTGAAACTTCTAGAAGCTATTCTCAAGGCAGGAAATCGCATGAATGCTGGAACTGCTAGAGGCAATGCTAAAGGCTTTAACCTTAGCGCTCTTCGAAAACTTTCTTATGTTAAGAGCATTGATGGAGATACTACCCTcctacattttgttgttgaacaAGTGGCCCGAGCTGAGGGTAGGCGGTGTATGATCAACAGGAATCATCAAAGCAGCCAAAATGATCAAGATTCTGATACCATGATagcaaaagaagaaagagataGGAAATATGTAATGCTAGGTTTACCTGTTCTTGGAGGATTAAGTACAGATTTCGCTAATGTGAAAAAAGCTGCCACGTTAGACTATGACAGTTTCGTGGCCACAAGTCCGAACCTCTCAGGGAAAGTGTGTGAAATTCAGGAACTCGTGACACACTGTGGAGTCGGTGGAAGAGACGGGTTTGTGAAGGAAATGAAGGAGTTTTTAGAAGACTGTGAAGATGAGCTGAAAGTTGTGAGGGAAGAGCAAACAAGGGTTATGAATCTTGTAAAGAAAACTACAGATTTCTACCAAATCGGATCCTTTAAGGATAAAGGTGGACATTCATTTCAAATATTTGGTTTTGTGAAAGATTTCCTTGACATGGTAGATCAAGTGTGTGCAGATCTCACAAGGAAGGTGCGAACAAAGACTGTGAAAGGCGTGGGACCTTCGTCACTGCGGATGTCACCATTAATGGCTCAAAACATGCAGTCGTTGTACTTTAAGCCTGAAAGTTCAAGTGATTCGGAGGATGACTTCTAA
- the LOC122588416 gene encoding two-component response regulator ARR5-like, with amino-acid sequence METNKNVCCDQMKSSKELHVLAVDDSNIDRKVIEKLLKVSSFKVTVVDSGTRALQYLGLEQENNNNSDHFHEMKVNMIITDYSMPGMTGFELLKKIKNSSTLKEIPVVIMSSENILTRIDRCLEEGAEEYLLKPVKLADVKRLKDSIFKTNETEIEIQSHNKRKRNDDPRLPMLPAALACHKSTMSPPASPQQRTPKLARLL; translated from the exons ATGGAGACCAACAAAAATGTTTGTTGTGATCaaatgaaatcatcaaaagaGTTACATGTACTTGCTGTTGATGATAGTAATATTGATAGAAAAGTTATTGAAAAGCTTCTCAAAGTTTCGTCTTTCAAAGTTACTGTTGTTGATAGTGGTACCAGAGCCTTACAATATCTTGGGTTAGAAcaagaaaataacaataattccGATCACTTTCAT GAAATGAAAGTTAACATGATCATAACCGATTATTCAATGCCTGGGATGACTGGATTTGAACTCCTAAAGAAAATCAAG AATTCTTCAACATTGAAGGAGATACCTGTTGTGATCATGTCTTCTGAGAACATCCTAACACGAATTGATCG ATGTTTGGAAGAAGGGGCAGAGGAATATTTACTAAAACCCGTGAAGCTAGCGGATGTGAAGCGCTTAAAggattcaattttcaaaaccaatgaAACCGAAATTGAAATTCAATCacacaacaaaagaaaaagaaatgatgatcCGCGATTGCCGATGCTGCCAGCAGCTCTTGCCTGCCACAAATCAACAATGTCTCCACCGGCTTCACCTCAACAACGAACACCAAAGCTAGCTAGATTATTGTAG